From Pseudarthrobacter equi, a single genomic window includes:
- a CDS encoding mandelate racemase/muconate lactonizing enzyme family protein produces MSAPAAVAVRTIPRITGLTTRLLTVPLRRHWGAEAPENHVIATEIHTDDGGAGLGFSWTPTIGPQAVKALLDYDIAPFVTGLPANPETVWDAVWKRLHEAGGGGLTTIAMAGLDLALWDLQARNAGTSVTGLIGQRQESAEVYGSGVNLHYTLDELVAQTERWVAAGHQAVKIKVGKPDLREDAERVAAVRSVLGPDRRLMIDANQRWDLPTTFRALEVLSEYGLDWLEEPLRADDLWAYRRLRKHSPVPIALGENLHTIYRFRDFIEAEAVDIIQPNIIRVGGITPFRRIVELARTNSIKVMPHLLPELSGQLALTLAEPTLVEDVEEASFEQLGILDGPSPVRFSNSRVTLADRPGLGFRFRDVV; encoded by the coding sequence ATGAGTGCCCCCGCAGCCGTTGCCGTCCGCACCATTCCACGGATCACCGGGCTGACCACCCGGCTCCTGACCGTCCCGCTCCGCCGGCACTGGGGTGCGGAGGCGCCGGAGAACCACGTGATCGCCACGGAGATCCACACGGACGACGGCGGCGCGGGGCTCGGTTTTTCCTGGACCCCCACCATTGGCCCGCAGGCGGTCAAGGCGCTGCTGGACTACGACATCGCACCGTTCGTCACCGGCCTTCCGGCCAACCCGGAAACGGTGTGGGACGCGGTGTGGAAGCGGCTGCATGAGGCCGGTGGCGGGGGACTGACCACCATTGCGATGGCCGGACTCGACCTTGCCCTGTGGGACCTGCAGGCGCGCAACGCCGGCACCTCGGTAACCGGCCTGATCGGCCAGCGGCAGGAGTCCGCCGAGGTCTACGGATCAGGGGTGAACCTGCACTACACCCTGGACGAACTGGTGGCCCAGACCGAACGCTGGGTGGCCGCTGGCCACCAGGCGGTGAAGATCAAGGTGGGCAAGCCGGACCTCCGCGAAGATGCTGAACGCGTGGCCGCCGTCCGTTCCGTCCTGGGACCGGACCGCCGGCTCATGATCGACGCCAACCAGCGGTGGGACCTGCCCACCACCTTCCGGGCACTGGAGGTGCTCTCCGAATACGGGCTGGACTGGCTGGAGGAACCCCTCCGCGCGGACGACCTCTGGGCCTACCGCCGGCTGCGGAAGCACTCACCAGTGCCCATCGCCCTCGGCGAAAACCTGCACACCATCTACCGGTTCCGCGATTTCATTGAGGCGGAGGCGGTGGACATCATCCAGCCCAACATCATCCGGGTTGGCGGAATCACCCCGTTCCGGCGGATCGTGGAGCTGGCACGGACCAACAGCATCAAGGTGATGCCGCACCTGCTGCCGGAGCTGTCCGGGCAGCTGGCGCTGACCCTGGCGGAGCCCACGCTGGTGGAGGACGTTGAAGAGGCGTCCTTCGAACAGCTGGGCATCCTGGACGGGCCGTCGCCGGTCCGGT
- a CDS encoding 5-dehydro-4-deoxyglucarate dehydratase translates to MKFDGVLFFPVTPFTAEGAVDVDLLKEHIASRLPFGPGGVFPACGTGEFHALSIEEVRTVVTAAVEVVAGKVPVVAGAGGPLGHALAAARAAEEAGADALLVLPPYLVTGPTDGLVAYIEAVADASSLPVIVYHRGNAKFTAASMVRLAANPKVVGFKDGLGDVGLAQEIVSAVRATGREDFAFFNGLLTAELTQGAYRGLGIPLYSSAAFAMAPEIAKAYYAAYVSDDEDRRNALLEGFYAPLVRLRDQTPGFGVSLIKAGLRLGGLPVGPVRPPLVDPTEEQLVELKAILARGYELAG, encoded by the coding sequence ATGAAATTCGACGGCGTACTCTTCTTCCCCGTCACACCGTTCACGGCCGAAGGCGCCGTTGACGTGGACCTGCTCAAGGAGCACATAGCTTCACGGCTCCCGTTCGGCCCCGGGGGCGTCTTCCCCGCCTGCGGCACCGGCGAATTCCACGCCCTCAGCATCGAGGAGGTCCGCACCGTGGTGACGGCCGCCGTCGAGGTCGTGGCAGGCAAGGTTCCCGTGGTTGCCGGTGCCGGCGGGCCGCTGGGCCACGCCCTCGCCGCCGCCAGGGCAGCCGAGGAAGCAGGGGCCGACGCCCTCCTGGTCCTGCCGCCCTACCTCGTCACCGGCCCCACCGACGGCCTGGTGGCCTACATTGAAGCCGTTGCCGACGCGAGCAGCCTGCCGGTGATCGTCTACCACCGTGGCAACGCCAAGTTCACGGCCGCCTCCATGGTGCGCCTGGCCGCCAACCCCAAGGTGGTCGGCTTCAAGGACGGACTGGGCGATGTGGGCCTGGCGCAGGAGATCGTCTCCGCCGTCAGGGCCACCGGACGCGAGGACTTCGCCTTCTTCAACGGCCTGCTCACCGCCGAGCTCACACAGGGCGCCTACCGCGGCCTGGGCATTCCGCTCTACTCCTCGGCGGCGTTCGCCATGGCACCGGAGATCGCCAAGGCCTATTACGCCGCCTACGTCTCCGATGACGAGGACCGGCGCAATGCACTGCTCGAAGGCTTCTACGCTCCCTTGGTCCGCCTGCGCGACCAGACCCCGGGCTTCGGCGTCTCGCTGATCAAGGCGGGCCTGCGCCTGGGCGGCCTCCCCGTGGGCCCGGTCCGTCCGCCGCTGGTGGATCCCACCGAGGAACAGCTGGTGGAGCTCAAGGCCATCCTGGCCAGGGGCTACGAGCTGGCCGGCTGA
- a CDS encoding NAD-dependent epimerase/dehydratase family protein, whose protein sequence is MSRIFVTGGSGRLGRSVVAGLAEAGHHVISVDRDALPAELLPAGVEQATADLLAPGEALRLLRDARPDAVIHLAAIAVPFSAPEDVIFATNTRLAFAVVSAATELGVPKIITASSPTVLGYGSPAGWLPPSFPLDERTPAKPWNAYALSKLIAEQTVQMFAAAQGDRIRYAAFRPCFVISPEEWEGAPTQQGHTLAERLADPALSAPALFNYVDARDVAEFLDLLLDRMESIPNGETFFVGAADALATAPLAELMPRFLPGSDAISGGLTGTSPAFSIAKAQELLGWQPKRSWRTELKSHQTLNDETSALVTAGSGTKETS, encoded by the coding sequence ATGAGCAGGATCTTTGTCACCGGCGGCTCCGGCCGGCTGGGACGCAGTGTGGTGGCGGGGCTCGCCGAAGCCGGCCACCACGTCATCTCGGTGGACCGCGACGCCCTGCCGGCCGAGCTGCTGCCGGCTGGCGTAGAACAGGCAACCGCTGACCTGCTGGCACCGGGGGAGGCTCTTCGCCTCCTCCGGGACGCCAGGCCCGACGCCGTCATCCACCTCGCCGCGATCGCCGTGCCTTTCAGCGCACCCGAGGACGTCATTTTTGCCACGAACACGCGGCTCGCCTTCGCCGTCGTCAGCGCGGCGACGGAGCTGGGCGTGCCGAAGATCATCACCGCCAGCAGCCCCACGGTGCTCGGCTACGGGTCGCCCGCGGGCTGGCTCCCGCCGTCGTTCCCGCTGGATGAGCGCACGCCTGCCAAGCCGTGGAACGCCTATGCCCTGTCCAAACTCATCGCGGAGCAGACAGTCCAGATGTTCGCCGCAGCCCAAGGGGACAGGATCCGTTACGCGGCGTTCCGCCCGTGCTTCGTGATTTCCCCTGAGGAATGGGAAGGCGCTCCCACCCAGCAGGGCCACACCCTTGCCGAGCGGCTTGCCGATCCCGCACTGTCCGCGCCGGCCCTGTTCAACTACGTGGACGCACGTGATGTGGCGGAGTTCCTGGACCTGCTGCTGGACAGGATGGAGTCCATCCCGAACGGCGAGACCTTCTTCGTGGGCGCAGCCGATGCCCTGGCCACCGCGCCCCTGGCAGAACTCATGCCCCGGTTCCTGCCCGGCAGCGACGCCATCAGCGGCGGCCTCACCGGCACCAGCCCCGCCTTCTCCATCGCCAAGGCGCAGGAACTGCTGGGCTGGCAGCCCAAGCGCAGCTGGCGCACTGAACTCAAGTCCCACCAAACCCTCAACGACGAGACCTCCGCGCTGGTGACCGCCGGCAGCGGAACCAAGGAGACATCATGA